A single Ochrobactrum sp. BTU1 DNA region contains:
- a CDS encoding 2-oxo acid dehydrogenase subunit E2, with product MAHFAIKLPDVGEGVAEAELVEWHVKVGDIVREDDLLAAVMTDKATVEIPSSRSGKVIAVNGEIGEKIAVGSELVRLEIQEGSSEQKPEAPEPVAAAPAETPKPQPASAEAPVLLQTPVPPKPVPQKKETSGRAFAGAGPVRAEGEKPLATPSVRLRARDAGIDLRRVKGSGPAGRITHEDLDAFFQTESGAAPSVSGYVADTTINEIKVIGLRRKIAERMAEAKRHIPHITIVEEVDVTQLEDLRTGLNNEKKEGRPRLTLLPFVIRAIVKAVKEQPGLNAHFDDESDIIRQFGGVHVGIATQTPSGLIVPVVRHAESLSVFTAASELVRVTDAARNGTAMREELTGSTITITSLGPLGAIATTPIINRPEVAIVGINKMAVRPMWDGTQFVPRKMMNLSCSFDHRVIDGWDAAVFVQKLKSLLETPAMIFVEG from the coding sequence ATGGCTCATTTTGCGATAAAGCTCCCTGATGTTGGCGAAGGCGTTGCAGAGGCTGAACTTGTCGAATGGCATGTGAAGGTTGGCGATATTGTCCGGGAGGATGATCTGCTCGCTGCCGTTATGACCGATAAGGCCACTGTCGAAATACCTTCTTCGCGCAGCGGCAAAGTCATCGCAGTGAATGGAGAAATCGGCGAGAAAATTGCTGTTGGCTCAGAACTGGTTCGTCTCGAAATACAAGAGGGAAGCAGCGAACAAAAGCCAGAAGCACCAGAACCCGTAGCGGCCGCGCCTGCTGAAACACCTAAGCCGCAACCAGCCAGCGCGGAAGCGCCCGTGCTTTTGCAAACGCCGGTTCCACCTAAACCTGTTCCACAGAAAAAAGAAACCTCAGGCCGGGCCTTTGCCGGAGCAGGGCCAGTGCGCGCCGAAGGTGAAAAACCGCTAGCAACACCATCCGTCAGGTTGCGCGCACGCGACGCAGGCATTGATTTAAGACGTGTCAAAGGTAGCGGCCCTGCCGGGCGCATTACGCATGAAGATCTGGACGCCTTTTTCCAGACTGAAAGCGGAGCTGCGCCTTCAGTCTCGGGTTATGTTGCAGACACCACAATCAACGAGATCAAGGTGATCGGCCTAAGGCGCAAGATTGCGGAGCGTATGGCCGAAGCAAAACGCCATATTCCGCACATTACTATCGTTGAAGAAGTGGATGTGACACAGCTTGAAGACCTTCGCACGGGGCTTAACAATGAGAAGAAGGAAGGGCGTCCGCGCCTGACCTTGCTGCCATTTGTTATCCGCGCAATCGTTAAGGCAGTCAAAGAACAGCCGGGGCTCAACGCACATTTCGATGATGAATCGGACATTATTCGTCAGTTTGGCGGTGTGCATGTGGGCATTGCCACACAGACGCCAAGCGGCCTTATCGTGCCGGTAGTTCGCCACGCGGAAAGCCTTTCTGTATTTACCGCAGCATCGGAACTTGTCCGCGTGACGGATGCAGCGCGCAACGGCACAGCTATGCGTGAAGAACTGACAGGCTCGACTATAACCATCACATCATTGGGACCACTAGGCGCCATCGCAACCACGCCAATTATCAACCGGCCCGAAGTGGCAATTGTCGGCATCAACAAAATGGCCGTGCGCCCTATGTGGGACGGCACACAATTTGTACCGCGTAAAATGATGAACCTGTCGTGCAGCTTCGACCATCGCGTTATCGATGGATGGGATGCGGCAGTATTCGTGCAGAAGCTGAAGAGCCTGCTGGAAACGCCTGCGATGATTTTTGTAGAGGGCTGA
- a CDS encoding cytochrome ubiquinol oxidase subunit I, whose translation MEFDIVSLSRLQFAITALYHFLFVPLTLGLSVLLAIMETVYVMTGRLIWRQMTKFWGTLFGINFVMGVATGVVMEFQFGMNWSYYSHYVGDIFGAPLAIEGMMAFFLEATFVGLFFFGWDKLSKVGHLMATYAVAAGSNFSALWILIANGWMQNPVGSAFNPETMRMEITDFFAVLMNPVAQAKFVHTVSAGYVTASIFVLGVSAWYLLKGRSTELAKRSMTVAASFGLAASLSVVVLGDESGYLANEHQKMKIAAIEAMWETEPAPASFTAFGFPDQESRETHYAVHIPWVMGLIGTRSLTTPIEGIEQLVANAEGHIRKGIIAYDALQQIRASGDTDAVSQGVKDTFADNSQWMGYALLLKRYVDDPHQATDAQITQAANDTVPGVLPLFWAFRIMVGIGFFLILLTGTFFVLSARRALDRHRFLLKVAVFAIPLPWIAAEMGWIVAEFGRQPWIIEGILPTAVAVSNLGASTVLFTIVGFVAIYTVLFIIEMGLMLRAIKAGPEPDSKPEAKLAPASIAPAE comes from the coding sequence ATGGAATTCGATATTGTCTCCCTGTCGCGATTGCAGTTTGCAATCACGGCACTTTATCACTTCCTCTTCGTACCTCTGACATTGGGTCTGTCCGTGCTGCTTGCAATCATGGAAACCGTATATGTTATGACCGGAAGACTCATCTGGCGGCAGATGACGAAATTCTGGGGTACGCTGTTTGGTATTAACTTCGTTATGGGCGTCGCGACCGGCGTTGTGATGGAATTTCAGTTCGGCATGAACTGGAGCTATTACAGCCATTATGTCGGAGACATTTTCGGAGCGCCTCTGGCAATTGAAGGCATGATGGCCTTCTTTCTTGAAGCGACCTTCGTTGGCCTGTTCTTCTTCGGCTGGGATAAGCTGTCCAAAGTGGGCCACCTTATGGCCACTTATGCAGTTGCCGCCGGTTCCAATTTTTCGGCGCTTTGGATTCTTATCGCGAATGGCTGGATGCAAAACCCGGTTGGTTCAGCCTTCAACCCTGAAACCATGCGCATGGAAATCACCGATTTCTTCGCAGTTCTGATGAACCCGGTTGCCCAGGCTAAATTCGTGCATACGGTTTCGGCTGGTTATGTAACCGCTTCGATTTTCGTGCTTGGTGTCTCGGCCTGGTATTTGCTGAAAGGCCGTTCCACCGAACTCGCCAAGCGGTCGATGACAGTTGCAGCATCCTTCGGTCTTGCCGCATCACTTTCTGTCGTCGTTCTGGGTGACGAAAGCGGTTATCTCGCCAACGAACACCAAAAGATGAAAATCGCGGCAATAGAAGCCATGTGGGAAACCGAGCCAGCTCCGGCTTCGTTCACAGCTTTTGGTTTCCCTGACCAGGAATCTCGCGAAACCCATTATGCCGTGCATATTCCTTGGGTTATGGGGCTGATTGGAACACGCTCGCTGACGACGCCGATTGAAGGCATTGAACAGCTTGTCGCAAACGCTGAGGGCCATATCCGCAAGGGTATTATTGCCTATGATGCGTTGCAGCAGATCCGCGCTTCTGGCGATACAGATGCAGTGTCGCAAGGGGTGAAAGATACCTTTGCCGATAACAGCCAGTGGATGGGCTACGCGCTTCTGTTGAAGCGTTATGTCGATGATCCACATCAGGCAACAGATGCACAGATTACGCAGGCAGCGAACGATACTGTTCCCGGCGTTCTACCGCTGTTCTGGGCATTCCGCATCATGGTGGGTATCGGATTCTTCCTGATCCTGCTGACCGGCACATTCTTCGTGCTTTCGGCGCGTCGTGCCCTGGATCGTCATCGGTTCCTGCTGAAAGTGGCAGTCTTTGCCATTCCGCTTCCATGGATTGCAGCTGAAATGGGCTGGATTGTTGCCGAGTTCGGGCGACAGCCATGGATTATTGAAGGCATTCTGCCAACCGCAGTCGCCGTCTCCAATCTTGGTGCTTCGACGGTTCTCTTCACCATCGTCGGCTTTGTGGCGATCTACACGGTTTTGTTCATCATCGAGATGGGCCTGATGCTGCGCGCGATTAAAGCTGGACCTGAACCTGACAGCAAACCGGAAGCAAAGCTCGCCCCGGCAAGCATTGCGCCAGCGGAGTAA
- the cydD gene encoding thiol reductant ABC exporter subunit CydD has protein sequence MKPVAPRTEKAAQQGGETSGDKHRPPRRPVPTLLKVGAWFQAVAALLWLPQAALLAYGVGYLADTGFDATIYLLAAGLFLIGCLRSLLDGNGAIKAFDAARSELTSLREKAVIALSKRSPLDTSRPPSGEAASILAEQAEMVVPYLSRFVPVRIRVMLVPLAILAVVLWFSWTAALILLIAAPLIPIFMALIGWRAKAASEKQLVALGDMNGFLLDRLRGLATIRSFHAVDTTATRLRDNAETLRRKTMIVLRIAFLSSAVLELFAALGVAMVAVYIGFHLLGPLDFGAWGHKLTLAEGLFILLLSPAFFEPLRDLSAVWHDRASGEAAIDALQQLAKHEMPLIGGINPVDEVANEPSVMLRNVRFRYPAGSADIFNSFNLDIEAGEHVALLAPSGYGKSTLLALIAGLAAPQEGELRVGNITLSDETAAAIRSRMSWVGQKPHIFAGSARYNISLGRNVDGMKTSSIIDQMALSHVAGVTGAGVIGENGAGLSGGEALRLALARIAVDDHADIILADEPTAHLDLETAGLIANSLINVAKGKTLIISTHDKKLASRMDRVVRLDDLSANAQLWQKRAAE, from the coding sequence GTGAAACCCGTTGCCCCCCGGACGGAAAAAGCGGCACAACAAGGTGGTGAAACTTCAGGCGACAAACATCGCCCGCCTCGACGCCCAGTTCCGACTCTGCTCAAAGTGGGGGCTTGGTTTCAGGCAGTGGCAGCACTTTTATGGCTGCCACAAGCCGCACTTCTAGCCTACGGCGTAGGCTATTTGGCCGACACTGGTTTTGACGCCACAATCTATCTTCTGGCTGCCGGATTGTTTCTTATAGGCTGCTTACGCAGCTTGCTTGATGGAAACGGCGCAATCAAGGCTTTCGACGCAGCTCGCAGTGAGCTTACCAGTTTACGCGAAAAGGCAGTCATCGCCTTATCCAAACGCTCTCCACTTGATACATCGCGTCCACCTTCCGGCGAAGCCGCCAGCATATTGGCAGAGCAGGCCGAAATGGTCGTTCCCTATCTCTCCCGCTTTGTTCCTGTGCGTATTCGCGTGATGCTGGTTCCACTGGCGATACTCGCAGTTGTCCTGTGGTTTTCATGGACAGCGGCGCTCATTCTGCTCATTGCCGCACCTCTGATCCCGATTTTCATGGCGCTCATTGGCTGGCGCGCAAAGGCTGCCAGCGAAAAACAACTCGTCGCTTTAGGCGATATGAATGGCTTCCTGCTTGATCGGCTACGTGGCCTTGCAACAATCCGCAGTTTCCATGCTGTGGATACAACTGCGACACGTCTGCGCGACAATGCCGAGACTTTGCGTCGCAAAACGATGATCGTTCTGCGCATCGCATTCCTCTCATCCGCAGTCCTCGAACTGTTTGCTGCCTTGGGTGTCGCCATGGTTGCCGTCTATATCGGTTTCCATCTGCTCGGCCCTCTGGATTTCGGCGCATGGGGGCACAAGCTCACACTTGCGGAAGGTTTGTTCATTCTTCTGCTTTCGCCAGCATTTTTCGAGCCTTTGCGTGATCTTTCGGCAGTCTGGCACGACCGCGCTTCCGGCGAAGCGGCAATTGATGCCCTCCAACAGCTTGCAAAGCATGAAATGCCACTGATTGGCGGTATCAATCCTGTTGACGAAGTCGCAAACGAACCCTCGGTGATGTTACGGAATGTCCGGTTTCGTTATCCCGCAGGCTCCGCAGATATATTCAACAGTTTCAATCTTGATATCGAGGCGGGCGAGCATGTAGCTCTTCTCGCGCCAAGTGGTTACGGAAAATCGACCTTACTAGCCCTGATCGCAGGGCTGGCCGCACCACAAGAAGGCGAACTACGAGTCGGTAACATAACTTTGAGCGATGAAACTGCTGCTGCAATTCGTAGCCGAATGAGCTGGGTAGGTCAGAAGCCGCATATTTTCGCGGGCAGCGCCCGGTATAACATCAGTTTGGGTCGCAATGTTGATGGTATGAAGACTTCATCCATCATCGATCAGATGGCGCTGAGCCATGTCGCGGGTGTCACCGGCGCCGGAGTTATCGGCGAAAACGGCGCAGGCCTTTCAGGCGGCGAGGCGCTGCGATTAGCGCTCGCACGGATCGCCGTCGATGATCATGCAGACATTATTCTTGCCGATGAGCCAACCGCGCATCTTGACCTAGAAACAGCAGGCCTCATCGCCAACAGTCTGATTAATGTCGCGAAGGGCAAGACGCTGATTATCTCCACTCATGACAAGAAACTGGCTAGCCGTATGGATCGGGTCGTCCGTCTTGATGATTTGAGCGCGAATGCGCAGCTCTGGCAGAAGAGGGCAGCAGAATGA
- a CDS encoding 3-methyl-2-oxobutanoate dehydrogenase (2-methylpropanoyl-transferring) subunit alpha, with translation MSDDVVLSLHVPEPEWRPGDAPDFSHVKIPRAGSVRRPEIDEKPEGMRDLAFSIIRVLNREGEAVGPWAGSLTDDELKDGLRHMMILRAYDARMMMAQRQGKTSFYMQHLGEEAVSCAFRKALRKGDMNFPTYRQAGLLIADDYPLVTMMNQIFSNEQDPLKGRQLPVMYSSKEHGFFTISGNLATQYTQAVGWAMASAISHDTKIAAAWIGDGSTAESDFHAALVFASTYKAPVVMNIVNNQWAISTFQGIARGGSGTFAARGHGFGIPSLRVDGNDYLAVHAVAKWAIERARRNLGPTIIEYVTYRAGGHSTSDDPSAYRPKAESDAWPLGDPVLRLKNHLILRGVWSNERHKQAEAEILDLVVSAQREAEAIGTLHDGRKPSMRDMFEDVYAETPPHLIRQRQEAGF, from the coding sequence ATGAGCGATGATGTCGTACTTTCTCTGCATGTCCCAGAACCTGAGTGGCGCCCCGGCGATGCCCCAGATTTCTCCCACGTTAAAATTCCGCGGGCAGGGAGTGTCAGACGTCCGGAGATAGACGAAAAACCAGAAGGCATGCGCGATCTGGCTTTCAGCATCATCCGTGTATTGAACCGCGAAGGCGAGGCGGTCGGCCCCTGGGCGGGTAGCCTGACCGATGATGAACTCAAAGACGGTCTACGCCACATGATGATCCTGCGTGCTTACGATGCACGTATGATGATGGCGCAGCGACAGGGTAAAACCTCGTTCTATATGCAGCATCTGGGTGAAGAGGCGGTGAGTTGCGCGTTCCGAAAGGCGCTGCGCAAGGGCGACATGAATTTCCCAACTTATCGGCAGGCAGGGCTTCTCATCGCTGACGACTACCCGCTCGTTACCATGATGAACCAAATTTTCTCCAATGAGCAGGACCCGCTTAAAGGCCGCCAATTGCCGGTGATGTATTCCTCCAAGGAGCATGGCTTCTTCACCATTTCCGGAAATCTCGCCACGCAATACACGCAGGCTGTGGGCTGGGCGATGGCTTCAGCCATTAGCCATGACACTAAAATTGCAGCTGCATGGATTGGTGACGGCTCGACAGCCGAAAGTGATTTCCACGCTGCACTTGTCTTTGCATCGACCTACAAAGCCCCGGTGGTGATGAACATCGTCAACAATCAATGGGCAATCTCAACATTTCAGGGCATCGCGCGCGGTGGTTCCGGCACTTTTGCGGCGCGCGGACATGGCTTTGGCATTCCGTCACTTCGCGTTGATGGCAACGACTATCTTGCGGTTCATGCGGTTGCGAAATGGGCTATTGAACGCGCACGCCGCAATCTTGGTCCGACTATCATTGAATATGTCACCTATCGCGCTGGCGGGCATTCGACGTCTGACGACCCTTCCGCTTATCGTCCAAAGGCAGAAAGCGATGCCTGGCCTCTTGGCGATCCAGTCTTACGGCTCAAAAACCACCTGATCCTGCGTGGCGTATGGTCTAACGAACGACACAAACAAGCGGAAGCGGAAATTCTGGATCTCGTCGTCAGTGCACAGCGCGAAGCAGAAGCTATCGGCACGCTTCATGATGGTCGCAAGCCGTCAATGCGCGACATGTTTGAAGATGTTTATGCAGAAACACCGCCGCACCTTATTCGCCAGCGTCAAGAGGCGGGGTTCTAA
- a CDS encoding alpha-ketoacid dehydrogenase subunit beta: protein MTKLTMIEAIQNAHDIAMERDQKVVVFGEDVGYFGGVFRCTAGLQKKYGKERCFDAPISELGIVGTAIGMASYGLRPCIEVQFADYVYPAYDQIVSEAARLRYRSAGEFTCPIVIRMPSGGGIYGGQTHSQSPEALFTHVSGLKTVMPSTPADAKGLLLAAIEDPDPVIMFEPKRLYNGPFDGHHDKPVTSWKKHELGEVPEGYYTVPLGKAAIRREGSDVTVLAYGTMVHVALAATEETGLDAEVIDLRTLLPLDTETIMASVRKTGRCVIVHEATLTCGYGAELAALVQRECFYHLEAPIIRVTGWDTPYPHAQEWAYFPGPDRVGRALVSIMEA, encoded by the coding sequence ATGACAAAGTTAACGATGATTGAGGCGATCCAGAACGCCCACGACATTGCCATGGAGCGCGACCAGAAAGTCGTCGTTTTCGGCGAAGACGTTGGTTACTTCGGTGGCGTTTTCCGCTGCACAGCCGGTTTGCAGAAGAAATACGGCAAGGAGCGCTGCTTCGATGCCCCAATCAGCGAGCTCGGCATTGTCGGCACCGCGATTGGCATGGCGTCTTACGGCTTGCGTCCATGCATCGAAGTGCAGTTCGCGGACTATGTCTATCCTGCCTATGACCAGATCGTTTCAGAAGCGGCACGCCTTCGCTATCGTTCTGCGGGGGAGTTTACCTGCCCTATCGTTATCCGTATGCCTTCGGGAGGCGGCATTTATGGTGGGCAGACACACAGCCAAAGTCCGGAAGCACTTTTCACTCATGTTTCTGGTCTGAAGACCGTGATGCCTTCAACGCCCGCAGATGCCAAAGGCCTGCTGCTGGCAGCGATTGAAGATCCCGATCCCGTCATCATGTTTGAGCCCAAGCGCCTTTATAACGGACCTTTTGACGGACATCATGACAAACCCGTCACTTCTTGGAAAAAGCATGAGCTGGGCGAAGTACCAGAAGGTTACTATACCGTGCCGCTCGGCAAGGCCGCGATCCGACGTGAAGGCAGCGATGTGACTGTTCTCGCCTATGGTACGATGGTTCATGTGGCATTAGCCGCGACTGAAGAAACCGGCCTCGACGCGGAAGTCATTGATCTGCGCACCCTGCTTCCGCTCGACACGGAAACAATTATGGCTTCCGTTAGGAAGACCGGACGTTGCGTCATTGTGCATGAAGCAACATTGACCTGCGGATACGGCGCCGAGCTTGCGGCACTCGTGCAGCGCGAATGTTTCTATCATCTCGAAGCACCGATCATCCGCGTGACGGGCTGGGATACACCCTACCCGCACGCGCAGGAATGGGCCTATTTTCCGGGGCCAGATCGTGTTGGTCGTGCACTCGTTTCAATCATGGAGGCTTAA
- the cydX gene encoding cytochrome bd-I oxidase subunit CydX, translated as MWYFSWLLGLPLAAAFAVLNAMWYELMDDRARKRLAGDPTADLAREGNNHH; from the coding sequence ATGTGGTATTTTTCTTGGCTTCTAGGCCTGCCGCTTGCTGCAGCTTTCGCAGTTCTGAATGCCATGTGGTATGAATTGATGGATGACAGGGCGCGAAAGCGCCTTGCCGGTGACCCGACCGCCGATCTGGCACGTGAAGGCAACAACCATCACTGA
- the cydB gene encoding cytochrome d ubiquinol oxidase subunit II, whose amino-acid sequence MILSDLLDYETLRIIWWVLLGVLLIGFAAMDGFDLGVGTLLPFIGKTDIERRVIINTIGPVWEGNQVWLILGGGAIFAAWPPLYAVSFSGFYLAMFAILFALILRPVGFKFRSKRDSVAWRTGWDWALFIGGFVPSLIFGVAVGNVLQGVPFRFNDDLQIFYDGTFFGLLNPFALLCGVISLTMLIMHGSAWLVLKTTGVVQARARAYGSVAALLTSVLYVIAGVISWYWVSGYKITSAVVTGGPSNPLRKAVEFDQGAWFVNYMNYPVLLIAPALGILGPLLLFVFFRSKREVAPLLIGQLSIFGIISSVGVSMFPFILPSSVDPRSSLTVWDASSSHMTLFIMLVVTIIFLPLIVAYTSWVYKVLWGKVEQRDIEDESNHAY is encoded by the coding sequence ATGATACTCAGCGATTTGTTGGACTATGAAACACTGCGCATCATCTGGTGGGTGCTGCTTGGGGTATTGTTGATCGGCTTCGCCGCAATGGATGGTTTCGACCTTGGTGTTGGTACACTTTTGCCGTTTATCGGCAAAACCGACATTGAACGCCGTGTCATCATCAACACCATCGGCCCGGTCTGGGAAGGCAATCAGGTATGGTTGATCCTCGGTGGTGGCGCAATTTTCGCCGCTTGGCCACCACTTTATGCGGTGTCCTTCTCTGGATTCTATCTCGCGATGTTTGCCATATTGTTTGCCCTCATCCTGCGGCCTGTCGGCTTCAAATTCCGCTCCAAGCGGGACAGTGTGGCTTGGCGGACAGGTTGGGACTGGGCATTGTTCATCGGCGGTTTCGTGCCATCCTTGATCTTTGGTGTCGCCGTCGGCAATGTGCTTCAAGGCGTGCCGTTCCGCTTTAATGACGATCTCCAGATTTTTTATGATGGAACGTTCTTCGGCTTGCTCAATCCGTTCGCACTTCTTTGCGGTGTAATTTCATTGACCATGCTTATCATGCACGGCTCCGCATGGCTTGTTCTGAAGACAACGGGCGTAGTGCAAGCACGAGCCCGTGCCTATGGCAGCGTCGCTGCACTGCTCACCAGCGTTCTCTATGTCATCGCCGGTGTCATCAGCTGGTATTGGGTTTCCGGCTATAAGATCACCAGTGCAGTCGTTACAGGTGGACCCTCCAACCCACTACGCAAGGCTGTAGAGTTTGATCAGGGTGCCTGGTTCGTCAACTACATGAATTATCCGGTTTTGCTGATCGCGCCTGCGCTGGGCATTCTGGGACCGTTGCTCCTATTTGTGTTCTTCCGCAGCAAACGTGAAGTGGCGCCATTGCTTATCGGTCAACTATCGATCTTCGGCATTATCTCATCGGTCGGTGTGTCGATGTTCCCATTCATCCTGCCATCGTCAGTCGATCCACGATCGAGCCTGACAGTTTGGGATGCATCATCGAGCCATATGACCCTCTTCATCATGCTGGTAGTGACGATCATCTTCCTGCCACTCATCGTCGCTTATACTTCGTGGGTCTACAAAGTCTTGTGGGGTAAGGTCGAGCAGCGCGACATCGAAGATGAAAGCAACCACGCTTATTAA
- the cydC gene encoding thiol reductant ABC exporter subunit CydC yields MNGLKSLLPIFQLFFRTKGTALSAGIAAATATVLAGIALLGLSGWFITATAIAGLSVATAVVFDVFAPAAGIRLLAILRTGARYLERLVTHDATLAILAALREQLFRAWARPAAASNLLKRPARLLFRLTADIDALDSLYLRVLVPAGAALATAFVAGIALGLMHSLLGLVIALTLLCVGLGLPLVAAKRSEKPMRQRAKGTEALRARTVDLVAGQTELVMAGRMDNQNAIIMRADNYIASSDRTLNRIEVSTGAGLGILHAGLLAGGLIGTGLLMQAGLINAPVAALGLLIILGAMEPFAALRRGAMELGRTILAARRVAPALHTRDEIQTLSLPAEGDAVRLENVTVCHEGSSTKALNAVNLNIAASERVALIGTSGAGKSTLFNVLAGEIRAECGEIHVLPARLLTQRTELFKDSLRNNLKLAKPDATDADLNAALEAAGLGDFMKTQAEGLDTVLGEGGLGLSGGQARRLALARLFLTDAPLWLLDEPTEGLDQETAEDVLRRLSEQAKGRSLLIATHIQREAQICDRAIVLDQGLLVQSVNKGEPSFGKTLNSLR; encoded by the coding sequence ATGAACGGTCTTAAATCACTTCTCCCGATCTTTCAGCTCTTTTTCCGCACAAAAGGGACCGCACTTTCTGCGGGCATAGCGGCTGCTACCGCGACGGTTCTTGCAGGCATAGCATTGCTCGGCCTATCAGGTTGGTTCATCACAGCCACCGCGATTGCTGGTCTTAGCGTTGCAACAGCGGTCGTGTTTGATGTCTTTGCACCTGCTGCAGGCATTAGGCTGCTTGCCATTCTGCGTACTGGAGCGCGCTATCTTGAACGCCTCGTCACGCATGATGCTACGCTCGCAATTCTTGCAGCGCTCCGCGAACAACTTTTCCGTGCATGGGCGCGGCCTGCCGCAGCCAGCAATTTGCTCAAAAGGCCCGCTCGGCTTCTTTTCAGGCTGACAGCGGATATCGATGCACTCGACTCCCTTTACCTACGTGTACTTGTTCCGGCAGGGGCAGCGCTCGCAACCGCCTTTGTTGCTGGCATTGCGCTTGGTCTCATGCATTCGCTTCTCGGATTGGTCATCGCGTTGACGTTGCTTTGTGTCGGTCTTGGATTGCCACTTGTTGCTGCCAAACGTTCGGAAAAGCCGATGCGCCAACGCGCCAAAGGAACTGAAGCCCTGCGTGCGCGAACTGTCGATCTGGTAGCAGGTCAAACCGAACTCGTCATGGCGGGGCGCATGGATAATCAAAACGCCATCATCATGCGTGCCGATAATTACATTGCCTCAAGTGACCGGACACTCAATCGTATCGAAGTTTCGACCGGGGCAGGGCTAGGCATTCTTCATGCAGGGCTCCTTGCCGGTGGTTTGATTGGCACTGGCTTGCTGATGCAGGCGGGCTTGATCAATGCGCCTGTCGCAGCACTTGGACTGTTGATAATCCTCGGTGCGATGGAGCCCTTTGCAGCGCTAAGACGTGGCGCAATGGAACTCGGCCGCACTATACTTGCTGCACGTCGTGTTGCCCCGGCACTCCACACGAGGGATGAAATTCAAACACTATCCTTGCCTGCCGAGGGCGATGCGGTTCGGCTGGAGAATGTAACGGTCTGTCACGAGGGCTCCAGCACGAAAGCGCTCAACGCTGTTAATCTGAATATAGCAGCAAGCGAACGCGTTGCTCTTATCGGAACCAGTGGGGCGGGTAAATCCACGCTCTTTAACGTGCTTGCGGGAGAAATCCGGGCTGAATGCGGTGAGATTCACGTCCTTCCCGCACGGCTTCTCACACAGCGCACTGAGCTTTTCAAAGACAGTCTTCGAAACAATCTCAAGCTCGCAAAACCTGATGCCACCGATGCTGATTTGAATGCCGCATTGGAAGCTGCAGGGCTTGGCGACTTTATGAAAACCCAAGCCGAAGGGCTGGATACAGTTCTGGGAGAGGGGGGGCTGGGGCTTTCTGGCGGTCAGGCCAGACGCCTTGCTTTGGCTCGCCTGTTTCTGACCGACGCTCCGCTGTGGCTTCTGGATGAACCCACGGAAGGGCTTGATCAGGAAACTGCTGAGGATGTGCTTCGCCGCCTCAGCGAACAGGCAAAGGGCCGTAGCCTGTTGATAGCAACGCATATTCAGCGCGAGGCACAGATTTGTGATCGAGCGATTGTTTTGGATCAAGGCCTGCTGGTTCAATCCGTGAACAAAGGAGAGCCGTCATTTGGCAAAACCCTCAATTCCTTGAGGTGA
- a CDS encoding GbsR/MarR family transcriptional regulator, whose amino-acid sequence MELSPIVQSFVLHFGEMGSRWGINRTVGQIYALLYLSSEPLCADDIVDALGVSRSNVSMGIRELQGWNLVLLKHIPGDRRDFFTTPGDVWVILRTLAEERKKREIDPTLSVLREVLMEQPQDAGDRYAQDRMKDMYAMIERLTNWYDDVKKLDTDRLTSLLALGAKVTRFLETTDRIVALGRGRTAAKKEPKRE is encoded by the coding sequence TTGGAATTATCGCCAATTGTTCAGTCGTTTGTTCTCCACTTCGGAGAGATGGGCAGCCGCTGGGGCATCAACCGCACGGTTGGGCAGATTTATGCGTTGCTGTATCTATCGTCTGAACCCCTGTGTGCGGATGATATTGTTGATGCGCTAGGTGTTTCGCGCTCAAACGTCTCGATGGGTATCCGCGAATTGCAGGGATGGAATCTGGTGTTGCTTAAGCATATCCCCGGCGATCGCCGTGACTTTTTCACGACGCCGGGTGATGTGTGGGTGATTTTGCGAACGCTTGCTGAAGAGCGCAAGAAGCGCGAGATCGATCCGACCTTGTCGGTCCTGCGTGAAGTTCTCATGGAACAACCTCAGGACGCCGGCGACCGTTATGCTCAAGATCGCATGAAGGACATGTATGCGATGATTGAGCGGCTCACCAACTGGTACGACGACGTCAAGAAACTCGACACCGACAGATTGACCAGTCTTCTGGCGCTTGGCGCCAAGGTTACACGCTTTCTGGAAACGACCGACAGGATCGTCGCTCTGGGGCGCGGAAGAACAGCGGCCAAGAAGGAGCCTAAACGAGAGTGA